The following are encoded in a window of Etheostoma cragini isolate CJK2018 chromosome 7, CSU_Ecrag_1.0, whole genome shotgun sequence genomic DNA:
- the dclre1b gene encoding 5' exonuclease Apollo, with protein sequence MSVNGKVIPNTPLAVDFWYVRKCPGTRLFFLSHMHSDHTAGLTSTWSNRPIYCSPTTAALLTLKLQVKEQWIHPLELDEPYLLPLDDIGKERLTVTLIDANHCPGAVMFLFEGYFGSILYTGDFRYTPSMLREPCLRNNTNIDVLYLDNTNCDPNRTLPSRQRATQQIKEIIRSHPNHNVVIGLYALGKESLLLELAMEFKTWIEVSFERMETLKALDLPDVFTTDPGAGRIRAVEQSEVCSATLQQWNKEQPTLAILPTSRPLVSYHSNIHVVPYSDHSSYQELEDFVSAIKPTSLVPIVGNHVPGSFSALLPSKKRHEILVPESVRQYMLRQPERQLSSSSYTSLHRRHFRLLAPKGVLFESPVHGSRKSCEEALEAECLQQDASEEEMDTESTENDSDCVLVDLSKEHTPNKNRRGSGDMWSLNIVQAGSEDMVVGESLPFSQFSQSNVAPVEILTNAKACLKPAWSTTRPLERKAKIINKSASNENGRSQHNKHGNVQNNHTLSGGDSMTQHRGHGMDQDGDAMSNDQMNKSVVTTMQGRLDNNFCSSSSFQTELKQEYIEELENRILKVLPFINEDLMTWGLLEKDFVQQFCLSPLCDAREDDLSDR encoded by the exons ATGTCGGTCAACGGGAAAGTTATCCCGAACACTCCGCTGGCTGTGGACTTCTGGTATGTGCGGAAGTGTCCAGGCACACGGCTGTTTTTCCTGTCCCACATGCACAGCGACCATACTGCGGGTTTGACCTCCACCTGGAGCAACCGTCCCATCTACTGCTCACCAACCACTGCAGCTCTGCTCACACTCAAACTGCAG GTGAAAGAACAGTGGATCCATCCATTAGAGCTCGATGAGCCCTACCTGTTGCCACTGGATGACATTGGCAAGGAGAGGCTGACAGTCACACTGATAGATGCCAACCACTGTCCAGGGGCTGTCATGTTTCTCTTCGAAGGCTACTTTGGCTCTATACTGTACACTG gtGACTTCCGATATACTCCCTCCATGTTGCGTGAGCCGTGTTTGAGGAACAACACCAATATAGATGTCCTGTACCTGGACAACACCAACTGTGACCCCAACCGCACCCTCCCCTCCAGACAGCGAGCCACTCAACAAATCAAAGAGATCATCCGCAGCCACCCAAACCACAATGTAGTCATAG GCCTGTATGCACTTGGTAAAGAGTCCTTGCTGTTGGAGCTGGCGATGGAGTTTAAAACCTGGATTGAGGTGAGCTTTGAGAGGATGGAGACCCTCAAAGCCCTGGATCTGCCTGACGTCTTCACCACTGACCCAGGAGCCGGTCGTATCCGAGCAGTGGAGCAGTCGGAGGTCTGCTCTGCTACTTTACAGCAGTGGAACAAAGAACAACCCACTTTGGCCATCTTGCCCACCAGCAGGCCCCTGGTCTCCTATCACTCCAACATCCACGTGGTACCCTACTCCGATCACTCCTCTTACCAAGAGTTGGAGGATTTTGTTTCTGCAATTAAACCGACCTCCCTTGTACCCATTGTAGGAAACCATGTACCTGGAAGCTTCTCTGCTTTACTGCCCAGCAAAAAGCGACATGAAATCCTGGTGCCTGAGTCAGTCAGACAGTACATGTTGAGACAGCCTGAGAGGCAACTCAGCTCGTCATCGTACACCAGCCTTCACCGCAGACATTTCCGACTTCTTGCTCCCAAAGGGGTGTTATTTGAGTCTCCTGTACATGGATCCAGGAAGTCATGTGAAGAAGCCTTGGAGGCGGAGTGCCTGCAGCAGGATGCTTCGGAGGAAGAGATGGACACAGAAAGTACTGAAAATGATTCTGACTGCGTCCTTGTTGACCTGAGCAAGGAACACACccctaacaaaaacagaagagggTCTGGAGACATGTGGAGTCTCAACATCGTCCAGGCAGGGTCTGAAGATATGGTGGTGGGAGAGTCTCTGCCTTTCAGTCAATTCAGCCAAAGTAACGTTGCTCCAGTGGAGATTCTGACAAACGCCAAGGCGTGCCTGAAGCCTGCATGGAGCACAACAAGGCCTTTAGaaagaaaagccaaaataaTCAACAAGTCGGCTTCAAATGAAAATGGCCGCAGCCAGCATAACAAACATGGAAATGTTCAGAACAACCACACATTGTCAGGCGGTGATAGCATGACTCAGCACAGAGGACATGGAATGGATCAGGATGGTGACGCAATGTCCAACGACCAAATGAACAAGAGCGTCGTGACAACCATGCAGGGCCGCCTCGACAACAATTTCTGCTCTTCATCTAGCTTCCAGACTGAGCTGAAGCAGGAGTACATAGAGGAGCTTGAAAACAGAATTTTAAAGGTTCTCCCCTTCATAAACGAGGACCTTATGACATGGGGCCTCCTGGAGAAGGACTTTGTGCAGCAGTTTTGCCTCTCTCCTTTATGTGACGCAAGAGAGGATGACCTCTCTGACAGATAA